The Flavobacterium piscisymbiosum genome includes a region encoding these proteins:
- a CDS encoding AGE family epimerase/isomerase encodes MSYSNTDLIQLKDFYQHQLLQDTVPFWFPQSIDTVHGGYLLMRGQDGDLIDDDKSVWFQGRTAWLLSTLYNTVETKQEWLDGAKSGIDFINQHCFDTDGRMFFHVTREGNPIRKRRYYFSETFAVIAMSAYAKASGDEKIAEQARHLFGECIKYSSTPGLLEPKYTSERPSKGIGSPMIMINTAQQIRETIGDPRCDEWITKWIAEIENDFVKHDIKCVMEQVAPDGSIIDHIDGRTLNPGHAIEGAWFILHEAKHRNNDPHLIELGCKMLDYMWERGWDKEHGGILYFCDVYGKPVQEYWQDMKFWWPHNEVIIATLLAYTMTGDEKYAKWHKMIHDYAYSKFHDKENGEWFGYLHRDGTVAQTAKGNLYKGPFHLPRQEWYCTQILNEYIEKTIKYENQSL; translated from the coding sequence ATGAGTTATTCTAATACTGATCTAATACAACTAAAAGATTTTTATCAGCACCAATTATTACAGGATACGGTACCATTTTGGTTTCCACAATCTATCGACACCGTTCACGGCGGTTATTTGTTAATGCGCGGACAAGATGGCGATTTAATCGATGATGATAAATCGGTTTGGTTTCAGGGGCGAACTGCGTGGTTGTTATCGACGCTTTATAATACTGTCGAAACCAAACAAGAATGGCTGGATGGTGCCAAATCCGGAATTGATTTTATCAATCAGCATTGTTTTGATACAGATGGAAGAATGTTTTTTCACGTAACACGCGAAGGAAACCCGATTCGTAAACGTCGTTATTATTTTTCTGAAACCTTTGCCGTGATTGCGATGAGCGCTTACGCAAAAGCAAGCGGAGACGAAAAAATTGCAGAACAGGCACGTCATTTATTTGGAGAATGCATCAAATACTCGAGTACTCCGGGATTATTAGAACCCAAATACACAAGTGAACGTCCGTCGAAAGGAATAGGATCGCCAATGATTATGATCAATACGGCACAACAAATAAGAGAAACAATCGGAGATCCGCGTTGCGACGAATGGATCACCAAATGGATTGCCGAAATCGAAAATGATTTTGTAAAACACGACATCAAATGTGTGATGGAGCAAGTAGCTCCGGATGGTTCTATCATCGATCATATTGATGGCAGAACATTAAATCCGGGTCATGCCATTGAAGGCGCATGGTTTATTTTGCACGAAGCAAAACATCGAAATAATGATCCGCATTTAATCGAATTGGGCTGTAAAATGCTCGATTATATGTGGGAACGAGGTTGGGACAAAGAACATGGCGGAATTTTATATTTCTGTGATGTTTACGGCAAACCTGTTCAGGAATATTGGCAGGATATGAAATTTTGGTGGCCTCATAACGAAGTGATTATTGCCACATTATTAGCCTACACAATGACGGGCGATGAAAAATATGCAAAATGGCATAAAATGATTCATGATTATGCGTACAGTAAATTTCATGATAAAGAAAACGGAGAATGGTTTGGGTATTTGCACAGAGACGGAACTGTGGCTCAAACGGCTAAAGGAAATCTTTATAAAGGACCTTTTCATTTACCGCGACAGGAATGGTATTGCACACAAATATTAAACGAATATATTGAAAAAACAATCAAATATGAAAATCAAAGTTTGTAA